aaaatatatatatatatatatatatacatacatatatttttatttatttatatgcttattttttaaatgtagGATATTATGTtgaaacatatattttattatatacaaaacaattaaaacaaatgaatatgtttatgtaaatatatttatatatacatttatttatttatttatttatctatcttatttttaatgaTTGGGATTACAATAATCACCGGTTTCTTAGGAGCAGGGAAAACTACACTGctaaaaaatttattaaatgaaagTATTGagaaagataaaaaaattgcAATAATTCATAATGAATTTACGGAAAAGAACAACAATATTGACAAAATAGTTTTTAAggatataaatgatatatataacattccaaaaattaaagaagatgataaaaataatgtaaataataatttaaaagaagatatacaaaaaaataaaaatgaattaagaataataaaCGAAATAGATAGTGAAGAAGGTTTCATATATGAACTTAATAATGGCTGTTTATGTTGTTCAAATAAAAGTAATTTTGTTAAATTgatagaaaatattttatcattaaaaactaagtatgattatatatttgtagAAGTTTCAGGCgtttatgataatatacaaattaaCAATTTATTATGGTTAGATGAACTTAATAAgtcaaaaatatatttagatagtattatacatatagtagattcatatcattttattaaatattataataaacaagaaataaaacaaaatacTAAGGACACATTATCTAATGAAATTAATCATGaacatgaaaaaaaaaaaaaaaatgaagccaacatatatcataatgaaaaaaaaaaacaaaatgaagCCAACAACTTTGGTCCTAATGAACAAACTCCAGAATATGAACAAATTATGGTATCAGatgttataatattaaataaaatcgataaattaaatcaacacaatataaatgaactaaaaatttttatccATAAACTAAATCCCATTAGCACTATATACACAACTAGCTATTGTTATGTACctatagaaaatataacaaaCCTAAAATgttatgaaaaaaaaaatataaaaaatattataattaataataccAAAGTAGAAAATGTTGtttcttttcattataatgATTTTCATAATATGACTTTTCATTTTGACCATGACATATCTTCATTAATACAATTAAGTgatcttttaaataaaatgaaaaataattttataaaacaaaaggatacaaatatattaaaacaaaTTGTAACAATACTcaagaataaaaatattttttcatataaaaaaattaatcaTATTTTAGCTACCCTTTTATGGAATAGCAAATTACAGATATATCGTGGTAAAGGTGTTTTTGTTGCTTTTAATGatgatatttataacaataaacataaaatcaaattgaatatttattattatcaaagTGTGGGAGATTTATACGAAATTAATCATGTAATGACTGATATACATACATTTTTTCAAACTTATGTAACTAAAAGTATAAAGGAAAACGAAAAAATACACAccaacaacaataataataataataatataaacattatttataataatattaataatgaaaatacaCAGACCGAATTTaacattaataatattaattataatcatGAAGAGCACACATGTGATGATCTTTTAGAATTcgaaaattatatatctGATGATTCTTCTTGTAgtgaaaataatgaatataatataaacaatattttgaataatacgcatatttttacttccagatttttatttatagggaaaaacataaacatggaagatataaaaaataagcTTGATGATTGTTTGtacaaataattttaataaacaGTTACATGTTTTCCAAATTATATGAACCGTgtatttttcataaattattatatattgtatatattttaattttttttttttgctaTGGAGTATATTTATGGCACAAAATGGTAATAATAGAAATGTAAAATGTACAGGACGCACACacatacataaatatatatatatatatgtatatatatatatatttatttaatttatttatttaatttatttatttacttGTTTATTTCCTTATAAAGTCAttgtttcattttttttttttttttttgtatgtttatttgttatatatatatataaagacttatgcataaaataatagtgctatatatatatatatataaatattttagccataaaataaaatatgaacatgttaaaataaaataatactatcattatttaatatatatatttatatacgTATACATATGGggataataaatatttcgAGTATCATTTAAAATTCCGTATTCAGACAAAAGACTTGATCCTTTCGTTGTGCCATGACTCCTGATTTTTGATAATCTGCGACTCTTTTCTCAAAAAAGTTTGTTTTTCCTTGAAGTGAAATTAAGTCCATCCAATTAAATGGATTTTTGGAATGGAAAATTTTAGAGCATCCTAAACATTCTAATAATCTATCAGCAACAAATTCTATATATTGAGACATAAGTCTAGAATTCATTCCTATTAAATCACATGGTAAGGATTCACATATAAAAGATCTTTCAACTTCTACAGCTTCTTTAACGATATTTTGTACCATTTGTTCTGGAAGTTTATTATCTAATAAACTATAAATTAAGCAATTAAAATCTGTATGTAATCCTTCATCTCTACTGATTAATTCATTACTAAATGTCAAACCGtgtaatttattttgtttcttAAACCAAAAAATTGCACAAAAACTACCACTGAATAATATTCCTTCAACACATGCATTAGCAACAATTCTTTCAGCAAACGAATTAGTATCATTAATCCATTTTGCTGCCCATAAtgctttattttttacGGCAGGGATATTTTCTATAGCatgaaataaatttaatctttctttttcatctttaatataattatcaaTTAATAAACTATATGTTTCTGAATGAATATTTTCTACAGCTATTTGAAAggaataaaattttttagCTTCCGTTATTTGAACCTCTCTTAAAAACTTACTAGCCAAATTTTCTAATACTATACCATCACTTGCTGCAAAAAATGCTAACACATGctttataaaatgtttCTCATTTTCATTCAATTTCTCAAAATCTTTTAAATCACTAGATAAATCAATTTCTTCTGCTGTCCAAAAAGAAGCTTCAGCTTTCTTGTAAAAATCCCAAACATCAGGATATAATATTGGATATAAAGTAAATCGATCACTctctttatttaatatcTTCTCATTTATCTCTTTCCCTTTTTGTAAATCACTAAATTCTCTTTCTTGTTTGCTAAATATTGGTATTCtagaaatatttataacatcAGCCATTCTATTCAAATgcaaaattattaaataaaaaataaagagcaaagataaaaataaaataaaataaaaaaaaaaaaaaaaaaaaaaaaaaaaaaaaaaaaaaaaaaaaaaaaaaaaaaaaaaaaaaaaaaaaaaaaaaaaaaaaaaaaaaaaaaaaaaaaaaaaaaacacacaatggaaaaaatgtatgcctcaacaaataaatattaaaatgtatgttataaaaaatatatatattctaatttaaaatatacatatatatatatatatatatatatataatattttaatttaataatatggtaaaaaaaaaattataaaaatataaaaaacaagatattaaataagatacataaaaaaaaaaaaataatttttcctTTCTTACAATAATGTATTgtcataaatattattaaaaaatatatattgtatatatattatatatatatgtatatataatttatgtttatttattttgtttttaaaataatataaaaatcaCCTTAATTAAACGAAgttcatattattactataaaaaaaaaaaaataacatatttatttatatatataatatatgtgatatatatatttttttattatacacatacatattatacatatatgcaatattttattcttgAAAAATAGTACCGGATATGTTACATGTATTTAAGctttaattaaatatatataaagaagggggattaaatattaatatatatatataatatatatatatatatatatatatatatatatatatatatatatatatatatgtatatattataattatatttattatttatttatttgtgttgttcatattttaaaaaagatgaaTTTTTTACACACAccattttataatatatatatattcattaagTATAATAAGCATgtcaaaaaaataatatatttttattttaaaaatatgtcTTGCTCAATATGTTTCTACatattaatgataatgttactatttttataatcataCGAAAGAGAAAATTTTGctataagaataaaaaatagacattgtatattttatacatagttcatatgaattatatattatatatatttatttattttgttttatttttgtttgatttgttttttttatccttattaaattaaaatatatataacctTGAATGacataaaaattttcttaatattatttatttatatatgattcAATATTATggttatatttttaaaaaaaataaatgtaagtttatataattatcatcatatatataattttatatatattattatacacacaaagaaagaaaaaaaaaaaaaaaaaattaacaaCATAATACTTacaaaaagataaaaaaaggtacgatcataatatatattcataagAAACATACtctctttttcttttatgcaaaaaaaataccttaatattattcaatATTAGTCATCAAATACTAAGgttattaaattttaatgtaatgtaattaaaaaaaaataaaataaatagaaaaaagtttttgtttcatttaaaaaaaaaaaaaaaaaaaaaaaaaaaaaaaaaaaaaaaaaaaaaaaaaaaaaaaaaaaaaaaaaaataaaaaaaaaaaaaaaaaaaaaaaaaaaaaaaattttaaaaaaaaaaaaaaaaatttttaatttaaataaaaaaaaaaaaaaaaaaaaattaaatataaaatatttattaaaaaaaaaNatatatatatatatatatatatatatatatatatattataccaaaaaattttgaggaaaatataaataattcttaatttatatacatcaaaaaaaaaaaaaaatttatatgtgtcatatttattattaaacacaaataaaaacattttgATTATCACAAATGCTcattcaaataaaaaaaaaaaaaaatgaaaaataatattattaggaataaaatgatataaatcCTAAAAATTACATCTGTGCTATAAAaagtaattatataaattcaaCAAATggacaaaaaaaaaaaa
This is a stretch of genomic DNA from Plasmodium reichenowi strain SY57 chromosome 14, whole genome shotgun sequence. It encodes these proteins:
- a CDS encoding ribonucleotide reductase small subunit, whose translation is MADVINISRIPIFSKQEREFSDLQKGKEINEKILNKESDRFTLYPILYPDVWDFYKKAEASFWTAEEIDLSSDLKDFEKLNENEKHFIKHVLAFFAASDGIVLENLASKFLREVQITEAKKFYSFQIAVENIHSETYSLLIDNYIKDEKERLNLFHAIENIPAVKNKALWAAKWINDTNSFAERIVANACVEGILFSGSFCAIFWFKKQNKLHGLTFSNELISRDEGLHTDFNCLIYSLLDNKLPEQMVQNIVKEAVEVERSFICESLPCDLIGMNSRLMSQYIEFVADRLLECLGCSKIFHSKNPFNWMDLISLQGKTNFFEKRVADYQKSGVMAQRKDQVFCLNTEF
- a CDS encoding COBW domain-containing protein 1, putative, producing MIGITIITGFLGAGKTTLLKNLLNESIEKDKKIAIIHNEFTEKNNNIDKIVFKDINDIYNIPKIKEDDKNNVNNNLKEDIQKNKNELRIINEIDSEEGFIYELNNGCLCCSNKSNFVKLIENILSLKTKYDYIFVEVSGVYDNIQINNLLWLDELNKSKIYLDSIIHIVDSYHFIKYYNKQEIKQNTKDTLSNEINHEHEKKKKNEANIYHNEKKKQNEANNFGPNEQTPEYEQIMVSDVIILNKIDKLNQHNINELKIFIHKLNPISTIYTTSYCYVPIENITNLKCYEKKNIKNIIINNTKVENVVSFHYNDFHNMTFHFDHDISSLIQLSDLLNKMKNNFIKQKDTNILKQIVTILKNKNIFSYKKINHILATLLWNSKLQIYRGKGVFVAFNDDIYNNKHKIKLNIYYYQSVGDLYEINHVMTDIHTFFQTYVTKSIKENEKIHTNNNNNNNNINIIYNNINNENTQTEFNINNINYNHEEHTCDDLLEFENYISDDSSCSENNEYNINNILNNTHIFTSRFLFIGKNINMEDIKNKLDDCLYK